A DNA window from Aminipila luticellarii contains the following coding sequences:
- the rpoN gene encoding RNA polymerase factor sigma-54, with the protein MKLGYDLTIEQTQKLVMTPELIQAIQILQFNTQELDNYVQEQLLVNPVLEQASPSDPVEVGENTEISKESSERTRELDSDRLGSNELSSNEWAEHIKEREYDDISYKQGEYVKDGKEYSFEQFVTSDVTLPEHLMFQLQFAPIKPNYRNIGKYIIESLDDNGYMTLTVEEIARALKVSEKKVHTVLCAIHGFEPAGVAARDLKECLLIQLENRGELTELAERVIQDYLEDIAANRLAVIARELGITVQEAQEISDLIRSLEPKPGRQFASQATTRYIVPDIIVEKVNEEYIVTINESSAPKLMVSSYYEKVLRESHNDTNLTKFLSGRLNSAVWLIRSIEQRKQTIYNVVSAVVKYQQEFFDKGPKHLKTLTLKQIAEEVGIHESTVSRSINGKYMQSPRGVFEIKYFFTSGVAGNQGEGISSESIKTFIKEIVAGENPKAPYSDQDMVKLLSDKGIEISRRTVAKYRDELNILSSSKRKRY; encoded by the coding sequence ATGAAACTTGGGTACGATCTGACAATTGAACAAACACAGAAACTTGTAATGACGCCTGAATTAATTCAGGCGATTCAAATATTGCAGTTCAATACACAGGAATTGGACAACTATGTACAGGAACAGCTTCTGGTCAATCCCGTACTGGAGCAGGCCAGTCCGTCTGACCCGGTCGAAGTGGGTGAAAATACAGAAATCAGTAAAGAATCAAGCGAAAGAACCAGGGAACTGGATAGTGATCGATTGGGCAGCAATGAACTTAGCAGTAATGAATGGGCGGAACATATAAAAGAAAGAGAATACGATGATATCAGCTATAAACAGGGAGAATATGTAAAAGATGGCAAAGAATATTCTTTTGAACAGTTTGTTACATCAGATGTGACCTTACCGGAACATCTGATGTTTCAGTTACAGTTTGCACCAATAAAGCCAAACTATAGAAACATTGGTAAATACATTATAGAATCCTTGGATGATAACGGTTATATGACACTGACCGTAGAAGAAATCGCACGGGCATTAAAGGTTTCTGAAAAAAAAGTCCATACCGTGCTTTGTGCGATTCACGGATTTGAACCGGCGGGCGTGGCTGCCCGTGATCTGAAAGAATGCTTGTTGATTCAGCTTGAGAATCGGGGCGAACTGACCGAGCTTGCAGAACGTGTCATTCAGGATTATCTGGAAGATATCGCGGCCAACCGACTGGCAGTCATTGCCAGAGAGCTTGGCATCACGGTGCAGGAAGCACAGGAAATCAGTGATCTGATACGAAGCCTGGAGCCGAAGCCCGGCAGACAGTTTGCATCGCAGGCAACGACCAGATACATTGTCCCGGATATTATTGTAGAAAAAGTGAACGAAGAATATATCGTTACGATAAATGAAAGCAGTGCGCCTAAACTGATGGTCAGTTCCTATTACGAAAAAGTGCTGCGAGAATCTCACAACGACACCAATCTGACAAAATTCCTGTCCGGCCGGCTCAATTCAGCCGTATGGCTTATCAGGAGCATCGAACAGCGGAAACAGACCATTTATAATGTAGTAAGCGCTGTGGTAAAATACCAGCAGGAATTTTTTGATAAGGGTCCGAAACATTTAAAAACGCTGACCTTGAAGCAGATTGCAGAGGAGGTAGGCATCCATGAGTCTACAGTAAGCCGGTCTATAAATGGGAAATACATGCAGAGCCCAAGAGGAGTGTTTGAAATCAAATATTTCTTTACCAGCGGCGTGGCAGGAAATCAGGGAGAAGGAATTTCTTCCGAAAGTATCAAAACGTTCATCAAGGAAATTGTGGCCGGAGAGAATCCGAAGGCTCCTTACAGCGATCAGGACATGGTAAAGCTCCTGAGCGACAAGGGAATCGAGATTTCCAGACGCACGGTCGCAAAATATCGGGATGAATTAAATATTCTTTCGTCATCAAAGCGAAAAAGGTATTGA
- the trmL gene encoding tRNA (uridine(34)/cytosine(34)/5-carboxymethylaminomethyluridine(34)-2'-O)-methyltransferase TrmL — MAIHIVFVEPEIPPNTGNIARTCAATDSVLHLVEPLGFSIDDKSVKRAGLDYWPFVKLEVHESLDAFMKKYGNRQLYLATTKGGRKYADVKFKDEDMILFGRETAGLPRDFIEAHQEKAIRIPMSRDTRLRSFNLSNSANIILFEALRQLGFPGLE; from the coding sequence ATGGCAATTCACATCGTTTTTGTAGAACCGGAGATTCCGCCTAACACAGGGAACATTGCGAGAACCTGTGCGGCCACAGACAGTGTTCTTCATCTGGTAGAACCTCTGGGCTTTTCTATAGATGATAAAAGTGTTAAAAGAGCAGGTCTGGATTACTGGCCCTTTGTAAAGCTTGAAGTACATGAGAGTCTGGACGCTTTTATGAAAAAATATGGGAACAGGCAGCTGTATCTGGCAACCACCAAGGGAGGCCGAAAATATGCGGATGTAAAGTTTAAGGATGAAGATATGATTCTGTTTGGACGGGAGACGGCGGGACTTCCGAGGGATTTTATTGAAGCACATCAGGAGAAGGCGATCCGTATTCCTATGAGCAGGGATACGAGACTGAGATCCTTCAACTTGTCCAATTCTGCCAATATTATTCTTTTCGAGGCGTTGAGACAGTTAGGATTTCCCGGATTGGAGTAA
- a CDS encoding homoserine dehydrogenase → MKTVKIGLLGLGNIGTGTYKTLEMNKVHMVEATGLNFEISKILERDTTKKRDIAVCQEQFTQDPDDIFKDPEIDIVIELLGGIEPATTFMLDAMKHKKSVVTANKAAVAANFEKLTETAKANQVEFRYEASVGGGIPIINALTTVLQANEFVEIQGILNGTTNYILTQMTEFGLQYEDVLKKAQELGFAEADPTADVEGIDVANKLSILISIMFKKYVAPKNIPTKGISSITQQDIEAAKAEDSKIKLLAYAHKNGSHLEYSVKPMVLKNSHPLASVSNEFNAVYVTGNAVGEVMFYGKGAGPLPTGSAVMGDVLEIAKKLYNK, encoded by the coding sequence ATGAAAACAGTCAAAATCGGACTACTGGGCTTAGGTAACATTGGAACTGGCACTTACAAGACTCTTGAAATGAATAAAGTGCATATGGTGGAGGCAACCGGTCTCAATTTTGAAATCAGCAAGATTCTCGAACGGGATACCACGAAGAAAAGAGATATTGCTGTTTGTCAGGAACAGTTTACACAAGATCCCGACGATATATTTAAAGATCCTGAGATAGACATCGTCATTGAGCTTCTAGGCGGAATAGAACCTGCAACGACCTTCATGCTCGATGCCATGAAACATAAAAAAAGTGTGGTAACAGCCAACAAAGCTGCCGTTGCCGCCAATTTTGAAAAGCTGACTGAAACCGCAAAGGCCAATCAGGTGGAATTTCGATATGAGGCCAGCGTCGGCGGCGGAATTCCTATTATAAATGCTCTTACTACGGTTCTGCAAGCCAATGAATTTGTGGAAATTCAGGGGATTTTAAACGGAACCACCAATTATATTCTTACGCAAATGACCGAGTTCGGTCTGCAGTATGAGGATGTGCTTAAAAAGGCGCAGGAATTAGGTTTTGCAGAAGCGGATCCCACAGCTGATGTGGAAGGCATCGATGTAGCAAATAAGCTTTCTATTCTGATCTCCATTATGTTTAAGAAGTACGTTGCGCCAAAGAATATTCCCACAAAAGGGATCAGCAGCATTACACAGCAGGATATCGAAGCAGCAAAAGCGGAAGACAGCAAGATCAAGCTCCTCGCTTATGCCCATAAAAATGGTTCCCACTTGGAATATAGCGTAAAGCCGATGGTATTAAAAAATTCTCATCCGCTGGCATCTGTCAGCAATGAGTTTAATGCGGTGTATGTAACGGGAAATGCCGTGGGTGAGGTAATGTTCTACGGCAAAGGCGCCGGCCCGCTTCCTACCGGAAGTGCCGTTATGGGAGACGTTCTTGAAATAGCAAAAAAATTATATAATAAATAA
- a CDS encoding SEC-C metal-binding domain-containing protein — MSLYEQWQDLINNQTDETFPDFWKKYSDTETAIYTDILENHEKTLSGTFQEMQAKYDADPVIFMGFLDGINSSLKKELDIEKCDENSDIKLDIDFEKLFFNMLGAEADYLYSIPAWDKVLPIEKREQIVKEFKKSKTVVKEKEPGRNDPCPCGSGKKYKKCCGANK; from the coding sequence ATGAGTTTATATGAACAGTGGCAAGATTTAATCAATAACCAGACCGATGAAACATTCCCTGATTTCTGGAAAAAATACAGTGATACGGAGACAGCGATTTATACCGATATTCTGGAAAATCATGAAAAAACCCTCAGCGGTACTTTTCAGGAAATGCAGGCCAAATATGATGCGGATCCTGTGATCTTTATGGGGTTTCTTGACGGAATCAACAGCAGCTTAAAGAAGGAACTGGACATCGAAAAATGCGATGAAAATTCGGATATCAAGCTGGACATCGACTTTGAAAAGCTATTCTTCAATATGCTTGGCGCGGAAGCAGATTATCTGTATTCCATTCCTGCCTGGGACAAAGTCCTTCCTATTGAAAAACGGGAACAAATTGTAAAAGAATTTAAAAAATCAAAAACCGTGGTGAAAGAAAAAGAGCCCGGCAGAAATGATCCATGCCCTTGCGGCAGCGGCAAAAAATATAAGAAATGCTGCGGAGCAAATAAATAA
- the nth gene encoding endonuclease III: MRFTKQKINELLDKLEEMYPEADCALDHQSVFQLLISVVLSAQTTDKSVNQVTGNLFSAYPDAASLAEASEEDVQALIKRIGLYKTKSKNIIALCKALTEKYDGQVPDDYDKLVELPGVGRKTANVVLSVGFGHQRIAVDTHVFRVSNRIGLVHEKDVLKTELALMKAIPEERWSRTHHSLIFHGRYCCDAKKPKCETCGISAFCEAFHS; the protein is encoded by the coding sequence ATGAGATTTACTAAACAAAAAATAAATGAACTTTTAGATAAATTGGAAGAGATGTATCCGGAAGCAGATTGCGCTCTGGATCACCAGTCTGTATTTCAGCTTTTAATATCGGTGGTTCTTTCAGCGCAGACCACCGATAAAAGCGTGAATCAGGTCACGGGAAACTTATTTTCAGCCTATCCCGATGCCGCTTCTTTGGCGGAGGCCAGTGAAGAAGACGTTCAGGCTCTTATAAAAAGGATCGGACTGTATAAGACCAAATCGAAAAACATTATCGCCCTATGTAAAGCTTTAACGGAAAAGTATGACGGACAGGTTCCGGACGACTATGACAAACTGGTCGAACTGCCCGGTGTCGGAAGAAAAACCGCTAATGTAGTTCTTTCCGTGGGTTTTGGTCACCAGAGAATCGCGGTAGACACGCATGTATTTCGAGTTTCTAATCGAATCGGCCTAGTCCATGAAAAGGATGTATTAAAAACAGAGCTGGCTCTGATGAAGGCCATCCCCGAGGAAAGGTGGTCCAGAACGCACCATAGCCTGATTTTTCACGGCAGATACTGCTGTGACGCAAAAAAGCCGAAATGTGAAACCTGCGGAATTTCCGCATTCTGTGAGGCCTTTCACTCCTAG
- a CDS encoding aconitate hydratase: MGNTLAYKILQSHLLDGTLSPGNEITIKMDQTLTQDSTGTMVYLQLEAMNVDKIQTELSVAYIDHNTLQTGFENADDHAFIKSVAQRHGVLFSKPGNGICHQLHLENYGKPGKTLLGSDSHTPTGGGLGMIAIGAGGLDVAMAMAKGTYSLTVPKVIKVELTGSLRPWVSAKDVILYVLQKLTVKGGVGKIVEYTGEGVKSLSVTDRATITNMGAELGATTSIFPSDENTLKYLTEQGRPEDFTPLAADADAVYDEILKVNLSELTPLAAMPHSPDNVDSVKNIGSIKIDQVAIGSCTNSSYTDLMKVAAILKGNKIHKDVSLVISPGSSKILSKLAENGALADMINAGARIIENACGPCIGMGQSPKSGAVSLRTFNRNFKGRSGTLDADVYLVSPETAAISAITGVLTDGMSCGRELPDIPSVSFSFNDHFIIYPEGADKQNTEVEMGPNIKPFPRNTALTDEVRAAVALHAGNNITTDDIMPSDSRLLPYRSNIPHLSNYCFEKIDSQFAARCKELGSCAIIGGENYGQGSSREHAALVPLYLGVKFVLAKSFARIHRSNLINSGIMPLVFENPADYDDFAIGQQLVIRQAKKQIQEGVVVVNNLDNGKEYKTLTNFSELEIQMILCGGKINSINGAK; encoded by the coding sequence ATGGGAAATACTTTAGCCTACAAAATTTTACAAAGCCACCTTCTGGATGGCACACTTTCCCCCGGAAATGAAATCACCATAAAAATGGATCAGACTTTAACTCAGGATTCAACCGGAACGATGGTTTATCTCCAGCTCGAAGCCATGAATGTGGATAAAATTCAAACAGAGCTTTCTGTTGCATATATAGACCACAATACCCTTCAAACAGGTTTTGAAAATGCGGACGACCACGCCTTTATCAAAAGCGTGGCTCAAAGACACGGCGTTCTTTTTTCTAAGCCCGGAAACGGCATCTGCCACCAATTACATTTAGAAAATTACGGGAAACCGGGAAAGACCTTGCTGGGTTCGGACAGTCACACACCTACCGGCGGCGGATTGGGTATGATCGCCATCGGTGCAGGCGGACTGGACGTAGCCATGGCCATGGCAAAAGGTACGTACAGCCTGACCGTTCCCAAGGTTATCAAGGTAGAGCTTACCGGAAGCTTAAGGCCTTGGGTCTCCGCTAAAGACGTCATTTTATATGTACTTCAAAAGCTCACGGTAAAGGGCGGCGTAGGTAAAATCGTAGAATACACCGGCGAAGGAGTAAAATCCCTTTCCGTTACAGACCGAGCCACCATTACCAATATGGGGGCAGAGCTTGGCGCTACCACCTCCATCTTCCCCAGTGATGAAAATACATTAAAGTACTTGACAGAGCAAGGCAGGCCGGAGGATTTCACCCCATTAGCTGCGGATGCAGATGCTGTCTATGACGAAATACTGAAAGTAAATCTGTCAGAGCTTACGCCTTTAGCTGCGATGCCCCACAGCCCGGATAATGTAGATTCTGTAAAAAATATAGGCTCTATAAAAATTGATCAGGTAGCCATCGGCAGCTGTACGAATTCTTCTTATACCGATTTAATGAAGGTGGCCGCTATTTTAAAAGGCAACAAAATTCATAAAGACGTCAGTCTTGTGATCTCGCCGGGCTCCAGTAAAATATTATCCAAGCTTGCGGAGAACGGAGCTTTGGCAGATATGATCAATGCGGGAGCACGAATCATTGAAAATGCCTGCGGCCCTTGCATCGGTATGGGACAATCTCCGAAATCCGGTGCGGTTTCCCTCCGGACCTTTAATCGAAACTTTAAAGGAAGGAGCGGCACCTTAGATGCGGATGTTTACCTTGTAAGTCCTGAGACTGCGGCCATTTCCGCCATTACCGGTGTTCTCACGGACGGCATGAGCTGCGGCAGAGAACTTCCGGATATTCCTTCCGTAAGCTTTAGCTTTAACGATCACTTTATCATTTATCCGGAAGGAGCAGATAAACAGAATACCGAAGTGGAAATGGGTCCGAACATTAAGCCTTTCCCAAGGAATACGGCTCTGACTGATGAAGTACGGGCAGCCGTAGCTCTTCATGCAGGCAACAACATTACGACGGACGACATCATGCCGTCTGATTCAAGGCTCCTGCCTTACCGTTCCAATATTCCTCACCTTTCAAACTATTGCTTTGAAAAGATTGACAGCCAGTTTGCCGCCCGATGTAAGGAATTGGGAAGCTGTGCTATTATTGGCGGTGAAAATTACGGTCAGGGCAGCAGCAGAGAGCATGCGGCACTTGTGCCCCTTTATCTGGGCGTAAAATTTGTTCTGGCAAAATCCTTTGCCAGAATTCATCGTTCCAATCTGATCAACAGCGGTATCATGCCTCTTGTGTTTGAAAACCCGGCAGATTATGATGATTTTGCTATCGGACAGCAGCTTGTTATCCGGCAGGCAAAAAAGCAGATTCAGGAAGGCGTTGTTGTGGTGAACAATTTAGATAACGGAAAAGAATATAAGACCCTTACGAACTTTTCTGAGCTGGAGATCCAAATGATCTTATGCGGCGGAAAGATCAATTCAATAAATGGAGCAAAATAA